From Methanomicrobia archaeon:
CGATACTACCGCCACTCCACAGCTCCAGATCTCCGCTGTCGATCTCCGCGTTGCCAGTCCAAATCGTAGCATAGAGGAGCGAGATACTGTTGCTCCCGAAAGCCTTGACGAGCACCTTACCGCTTGTAGCACCAGGTCCTGAAAAAACGGTGCCCAAATTCAGATCGACCGAGCCCGCAGCTTCAAGCGTAATACTGCCATTGTTCCTGCAAGAGAATCAGCGGTGTGAAGGCGACCACCATTTCTGATGAGGATATCACCGCCTGAGATGATCGTGATGGAGCTATTTGTGGTATTGACAATTCCGTTGTTCTCTATGAGCACATCGCCCGTCGTCAGTATCGTTACGGTGCCATTATAGCTGACCGTCGTATTTTTCACCGTGTAGTTGCGGTAGTTGTAGACGCCGCCCGGCAGCTCTTGCGGCGGCACATCAATCGCCTCAAAATCTTCCGTCCCGTTCGATACGCCCGAAATCACACCGATCGAAGGCATCACGGGCAACTCAGGCGGACAAGCCGCTGAATTTTCCGCGTACGTTATCGTCCCTTGAGTCGGAGCAGCTCCTGTCACGAGGTTGCTATTTGTTACGGTAATCGCACCTGCAGATACCAGCCCGGTAGAAAAAGAGATCAGCACGATTGCTGCGAGACACACTTCTAGTTTACGGTTCGTCATTATGCACTACCCAGCTACTCGGTTAGTGACACCCTATTTAAGCTTTTCGGTTTTTTTGGGCTTGCGCACGTAAAATATCAAAAGTGAAATGACTGAATAAACGTGCAGATGCGAATAAACGTGCAAAGCCGCTTAGAGCACAAGTCTCTTCTCGAATCGTGTCAGATTCTCACAGCCGCTCTTCCGCACGAGCACCATATCCTCCAGCCGGACACCGCCCACTTCGGGATCGTACAGGCCGGGCTCGAGGGTTATCACATTCCCCGTTTGCAACACGTACTCATTATCGCTAACACGCGGGTCTTCATGCACATTGAGCCCTACGCCATGCCCCGTAGAATGAATGAACCCCGTTTTGCCACCCGTGCGTATTGTCTCGTACCCGTTTCCTTCGAATAGATCGCACACGCGGTCATGCACCGCCTTACAGGTCACGCCTTCCTTAACGAGCGCTAATGCGGCATTTTGAGCTTCCAGAACCGCTTCATACATCTCTGTTATCTCTTCTCTCGGCGCACCTTTAACGACGGTCCGTGTCATATCGGCGAAATACCGCTCTCGCTTCAATCGCGGAAAAATATCGATGATGATCGGCTCATTCGCAATAAGCGGCCCGGTTCCCGAGAAATGCGGATCGGCACTCCGCTTACCGCATGCTACGATCGGCTCGCCACCATCGAAGGTGCACCCGGCATCAAGTAATGCGTGCTCTATGTACGCCTTTACGCGTTCCGAGGTTAAAATGACCCCATTTTCCATCAAGACATTTTCTTTTACCGTTGATTTTTTTATAATCGTGACAGCGAGATCCATTGCTTTCTCGCACGCGCTTTGAGCCTTCTTGATATGTGTTAGCTCCTGCTCGGTCTTGGTCGCCCGCGCTTTCGTCATTACCATGTCCTCTACGGCCACTACGTCTATGCCGTTCTCCCTCAACGCCTCGGCAGTATACAAGGGGAAATACCTCGGCACTTCTATTGTGGTTATACGCTCTCCCCGCAGGATTTCAACAAGAAGCTCTTCCCGTTTAAGGTTCTGCCCGTAGTCGAGCGAAGAACGGACCTTTTTTACAATCGATTCCTTTTTCGCACGTCCGTACTCCATTTGCGACACAATGAGGATTTCTTTTTGCTCTTGATCGGGAATGCGGAGATAAATAAAAGGGTCTGCAGCGAGGAAGCGTGTGGCGTAATACATGTCCGCATTGCGCATGCTCTCACTGACCATTAAAAACGGCTTTTGCGGTTCCTTTGCGCTTTCTGTTTGGTTAGACATGGGTATACGTTTAGGTTTGTCACTCCGGAATATAAAGGACGTTATCGAACGCTTGACGGAGCAGAGACTGCCGAATACGTAATAACGCCACGTTAAGCCACTTTTTACCATACCGGGAGGGCGCGTAAGACAAATAGTATGCGAATAAGTTTTTGTGTAAGACGCTTAGATAACTAATTACTAATGAAACCCGTAGGATTGCTCGTTCACGGACCGGAAGTGGTAGATGAAGGTGAAGTAGAGAGAGCGCTAGAAGCGCTAAAAGAAGCCGGATTTACGGTAGAAGCGGCTTTAGGAGGTATAACGGGAAAAACCGCGGTGATCGATGCTGGTATGCAGCGCGTGATCGATATAAGCAAGGATATGCGCCCTTCGGAAGTGATCGACGATTTCTTACAGCGTGGAATAGACTTC
This genomic window contains:
- a CDS encoding aminopeptidase P family protein; this encodes MSNQTESAKEPQKPFLMVSESMRNADMYYATRFLAADPFIYLRIPDQEQKEILIVSQMEYGRAKKESIVKKVRSSLDYGQNLKREELLVEILRGERITTIEVPRYFPLYTAEALRENGIDVVAVEDMVMTKARATKTEQELTHIKKAQSACEKAMDLAVTIIKKSTVKENVLMENGVILTSERVKAYIEHALLDAGCTFDGGEPIVACGKRSADPHFSGTGPLIANEPIIIDIFPRLKRERYFADMTRTVVKGAPREEITEMYEAVLEAQNAALALVKEGVTCKAVHDRVCDLFEGNGYETIRTGGKTGFIHSTGHGVGLNVHEDPRVSDNEYVLQTGNVITLEPGLYDPEVGGVRLEDMVLVRKSGCENLTRFEKRLVL